CATCATGCTGCATTGGCAGGATCTTGCCTACGCCGCCGCAGAAGGCATCGACATTGAGCCAGTGGTCAACGCCATTGACTTCCCTTACCTAGGTGACCTGGTCATTAATCGCAGCGATGATTAATCAATCAATCGCGAGTTAGTGACACTGCGTTAAGCAAGTCACTGCAGCGTTAATTGCAAAAAAGCTAATCGCGAGAATGCTTCGCTCCTTAAGCGTTTAAGGAGCGAAGCCTCTTAATTGGCGGTCAATAATGTTGCATAACGTGTCCCAACCCCCTTTGTTGAACCCATTATATAGGTGGCGTACGCCATGATTGCCTTTCTAATCAAGCGGCTGATGCACGCGGTTTTGGTGATGTTTGTCATCAGCGTGCTGGCCTTCGCCATTCAGGACAACCTGGGTGACCCCGTACAACAAATGGTGGGCCAGTCGGTACCTGAAAGCGAGCGAGAGGCTATTCGCGAGCGCTTAGGCCTAAACGACTCCTTCCTGGTGCAGTACGTGCGATTCGCCAAAAACGCAGTGCAAGGCGATTTTGGCGATTCGTACTTTTACCGTGAGCCTGCACTGCAGGTCATTGGCCGCCACTTACCGGCCACGTTAGAGCTGGTGTTTGCAGCCACGCTAATTATCATGCTGTTCTCGGTGCCCATTGGCGTTTACAGCGCGATAAAGCCCCGCTCACCGATTTCACGTCTGTTCATGGGCGTCTCGATTATCGGCATTTCGATACCGGTGTTTCTTACCGCGATCGTCCTTATTCAGATTTTTGCCATTGGCGTTACCGTCACCCTGTTTCCAGAAAGCACGGGCTGGGGCGCATGGCTTAACAACTTCTTTTCCACTGAAGGCAACATGCCCTCCTTTGGCCGCGGCTATGACTTGGTCAATGTCGTAGGCAATTGGGACACCAACTTAGCCACCTGGAATGGCCTGCAGCATTTGGTACTCCCCGCCGTTTCACTGGCCTCTATCATGCTGCCGCTGTTCATTCGTTTGATCCGCGCTGAAATGATGGAAGTACTCCAGTCAGAGTACGTTAAGTATGCGCGCGCTAAGGGCATTTCTATGCGCCGCGTCTACTTCGTTCACGCGTTAAAGAACACCATGCTGCCCGTTATTACCGTTGGCGGCGTGCAAATCGGCACCATGGTGGCTTATACCATTCTGACAGAGACCGTTTTCCAATGGCCGGGCATGGGTCTGATGTTTTTAGACGCTATTAATCGTGCCGATATTCCGCTGATTGTGACCTACCTGATGATTGTCGGCGTCATATTTGTGATCACCAACACCATCGTGGATTTGATTTACGGCTTCGTGAATCCCACTGTTAAACTGACAGGGAAGCCCGCATGACAATGACCACTAAATCATCACCGGCCCAGTCTTCATCGACTAAGTCCTCCCCCCCCGGCCGCTGGGAGCGTCTACGCGACTCTTATTTATGGTACAGCTTTAAACGCGACCGCACGGCGCAGCTATGCCTAGCCGTGTTTATCTGCATGGTAGTTGCCGCTTTTGCCGCGCCGCTATTGGCGCCGACTGATCCTTATAACCTGGCTCAGATCGACATCATGGCTTCAGAAATGCCGCCCTTCTGGATTGACGGCGCAGACGACCGTTTTGCCCTGGGCACCGATGCCCAGGGTCGCGACCTTTGGTCGATTGTACTTTATGGCACACGCGTCTCTTTACTGATCGGTTTTGGCGCCGTGATTCTGCAAGCCCTGATTGGTATCACCTTTGGCTTGATGGCGGGCTACCTTGGCGGCCGAGTCGATACTCTGCTGATGCGCCTTGCCGACATTCAACTATCGTTTTCGACCTTAATGGTCGCCATCGTGGTCGGTGCCGTGGTCAAGGCGACGATGGGCAGCGCGTTCTATAGCCAATACGCGGTGATGATGCTGATTTTAATTATCGGCCTAGCCGAGTGGCCACAGTATGCCCGCACAGTAAGGGCCTCTGTACTAGCAGAGAAAAACAAAGAGTATGTGGACGCCGCTCGCGTCATGGGCCTGCGCAGCAAGCGAATTATGTTTCGCCATGTACTGCCCAACACTATGTCGCCTATCTTTGTTATCTCAACAGTCCAGATTGCCAACGCGATTATCTCTGAAGCGGCGCTGTCGTTTTTGGGGCTGGGAATGCCGGAAACGCACCCATCGCTAGGATCACTGATCAAATCTGGCTTTGACTACATTCAGTCGGGCTCCTGGTGGATCACCCTGATTCCGGGCCTGGTGCTCGTTGTACTGGTGCTGTCGATCAATCTACTCGGCGATTGGCTGCGTGATGTCATGAACCCACGACTCTATAAAGGCTGAGGACACCATGGCACTACTTGAAGTCAACAACCTCGATGTTCGCTTCGCGCTTCGCCAGGGCGACGTACATGCCTTGCGGGATATTAATTTCAGCCTTGAGCGCGGCGAGCGCCTGGGCATTGTCGGTGAATCCGGCGCGGGCAAGTCGGTCGCTGCGTTTTCGCTGCTCAACTTAATTGCTAAACCGGGCTTTATTGCGGGCGGCACCGTTAATTTTGACGGCCAGGTGCTTAATGGCATGTCGGAACGCGGCCTGCGCAAAGTACGCGGCAACCGCATCTCGATGATTTTCCAAGATCCAATGATGACGCTCAACCCCGTGCTGTCTATTGGCGAGCAGATGATCGAGTGTTTAAAAGCCCACCGCCGTATTTCTTCCAAAGATGCCCGCGCGATTGCACTCGACAAACTGCGCCAGGTGCAAATCCCCTCACCGGATACACGCTTGGATCAGTATCCGCATGAGCTTTCAGGCGGCATGCGCCAGCGTATTATTATTGCGATTGCCCTGCTGCTTGATCCAGACATTATCATCGCCGATGAGCCGACCACGGCGCTTGATGTGACGATACAAGCTGAGATCATGGCCCTGCTGCTGGAACTCTGCGAACAGCATAACGTGGGGCTTATCCTGATCACCCACGACCTTGGCGTGGTCAGCCAGGTCACCCAGCGCATGCTGGTCATGTACGCTGGTCGCGTGATAGAGCAAGGGCCAACGCGGGAAATTATTAACGATCCGCAGCATCCCTATACGCAAGGCTTAATCAACGCCCTGCCGCAGATGGCAACGCCCGGCGAAAGGCTCAATCAGATTCGCGGCAGCATGCCGTCACTTTCTAATCTTCCCAGCGGCTGCGCGTTTCATCCGCGCTGCGATTTTATCAATCGCGCGGATGGCCAGCCTCGCCCGGCCTGCACGCAGCAAGTGCCCGAATTTGTCGAATCAGGCAACTGCCGTGTTGCGTGTCATATGGTGGCTGAAATGCTTGAAGACCGCCGCTTGAAGGAGGAAACCTCATGAGTTCACAGCCTGAGGCTATAGCGGATAATCCGACCACGATTCCTACCCCACGTCAGAACGAACAGAGCGCTGATTCGCTGCTGCAGATTCGCGATCTCAAAAAGCGCTTTTCGCTCTCGGGTGACTTTCTAGAGCAGCTGCGCTTCAAAGGCGGCAAGCTGATTCGCCACCAAGAATACGTGCATGCGATCAACGGCGTGAATCTAGATATCAAACGCGGCGAAGCGCTCTGTGTCGTGGGCGAGTCAGGCTGCGGCAAGTCCACCGTCGCGCGTACGGTCATGGGGCTATTGGCACCGTCAGAAGGTGAAATTTGCTACGACGGCAAGCGTATTGACAATCTAAGCTCGCGCCAGCTGTTGCCGTACCGCAAGCGTATGCAAATGATTTTCCAGAACCCCTACGCGTCGCTGAACCCGCGCATGACCATTCAGCAAACGTTGGAAGAGCCGCTGCGCCTGCATCATCCTGATTGGAAACGTCCGCAGGTTCTCGATAAGGTTGAGCAGGTAATGCGCTCAGTGGGCATTGACCCAGACTGGGGCAAACGTTTTGGGCACGAGTTCTCCGGTGGTCAGCGCCAACGTATCGCTATCGCGCGCGCCTTGGCCGTTGACCCTGAGTTTATCGTGGCTGATGAGCCTATTTCCGCACTCGATGTTTCCATCCAGGCCCAGGTGCTTAACCTGCTGATGGAAGCTCAGCAAGAGCGCAATCTCACCTATCTCTTCATTACCCACGACCTTGCGGTCGTCGAACACTTTGGCACCCGTGTGGCGGTGATGTACCTAGGCACGGTCTGCGAGATAGCCACCACGGCGACGCTGTTTGAAAAACCACGGCATCCCTACACCCAGGCGCTACTCTCAGCCATTCCGCGCCTGAAAGATGATCGCCCGCAGCACATTCGCTTAACCGGTGAAGTGCCCACCCCGGTGAACTTACCCAGCGGATGCGTATTTCATGGCCGCTGCCCGTATGTTAACGCGCGCTGTAAGCAAGAAATCCCCCTGTTGCAAACCCAGGATGACGGAACGCGCGTAGCGTGCCACGCTGTTGAAGAGGGGCGCCTATGAAATGGGCGGCATACATCCAGCGAAGAAAGGCATGGAGAGGTAAAGCATGGAAATTCGCTGGCTAGAAGATTTTATTGCCCTGGCCAGAACTCGGCACTTCTCACGCGCAGCAGATGATCAGCACGTTACGCAGCCCACCTTCTCCCGCCGTATTAAATTACTTGAGGAGGAGATGGGCGTAACGCTGATTAACCGTCAAACGCTGCCGCTTTCGCTCACCCCCGCCGGGGAGGAGTTTTTAACCCTGTGTGAGCAGGTAACCGAGCGCGTGCGGCTAACCCGTGTGCGTGTACGCGAAATCAATGCCGGCCAGCAGCGGCGTATTATGGTCGCGGCACCACAGAGCCTGCTGCCCCATTTTCTGCCTGAATGGCTAGCGTCTACGGGGTGGCAGGATCGCGTGCAGCCCTATCTGCGCGCGACGGGCTGGGCGGCCAGCGACTACTTTCAAGCCTTAGCACGCGCCGAGTGTGACCTTGCTATTTGCTACTGGCCGATTGGGCGCTGCGACCTTGATATTGATACTAGCGCCTGCAACTACCGAGTCATCGGCCACGAAAGGCTGATTCCAGTGACGGGGTTAAATGCCGAAGGAGCCCCCTGCGCGCTGCTGCCTGGCTCACGTGACCAGCCGGCGCCCTGGCTGGCTTACCCTAAGCGCGGGCTGCTTGGGTCTGCGGTTAAAGCACATTTGGCCAGGTTGCCACAGAGCACCTATTTAACCGCGCAGAGTGAAAACCTTTACGCCGCGGGCATAAAAGAGCTGGTGCTATTGGGCTACGGCATGAGCTGGCTACCTGAGCGCAACGTAGCGTTAGAGCTTACTCAAGGGACCCTGGTGCGAGCGAGCGACAGTCGCTGGGATGTGCCTATGGAACTGCGCCTATATCGGCATAAAAGCCATCACCACGCTGAACTTGACGGGTTCTGGAGCGAGCTCGCACCGCCCCGCGCGTAATGATGCCGTCTTTGAGAAAACTTACTTGAGAAAGGGCACTGCTTGCATGTCAACGACTCTATTTAATCTGCAGCGCGAACATTTAATACATCTGCAAAATGCTTACGCGACAATACTGGCCGAGCATCAATTGGATAGCCTGGCCATTTACAGCGGTCACGCTAGCGACCATTTTGCAGATGACCACGCTGCCTCGTTTCAAACCTACGGCCATTTTATGCACTGGGTGGGCCTAGCTGACGTTCAGCATAGCTGGCTGATTATTCAACCCGAAAAACGACCCCAGCTTTATCTTTATGCCCCGGCTGACTTTTGGCACCTGCCCACGCATCTGCCTGAAGAGCCCTGGGTTGCCGAATTCGATATTCATTTATGCGGCGATAAAGTTGCCCCGCCACTGGCTGGCAAAGCTGCCATTATTGGTGATATTGAACGCCTCCCCGCTAGCACCCTGCAATCGTTAAACGCCGAACGCCAGCCAACAAAAATCGTCCAGGCCCTGGATGAGCTGC
This DNA window, taken from Vreelandella profundi, encodes the following:
- a CDS encoding ABC transporter permease codes for the protein MIAFLIKRLMHAVLVMFVISVLAFAIQDNLGDPVQQMVGQSVPESEREAIRERLGLNDSFLVQYVRFAKNAVQGDFGDSYFYREPALQVIGRHLPATLELVFAATLIIMLFSVPIGVYSAIKPRSPISRLFMGVSIIGISIPVFLTAIVLIQIFAIGVTVTLFPESTGWGAWLNNFFSTEGNMPSFGRGYDLVNVVGNWDTNLATWNGLQHLVLPAVSLASIMLPLFIRLIRAEMMEVLQSEYVKYARAKGISMRRVYFVHALKNTMLPVITVGGVQIGTMVAYTILTETVFQWPGMGLMFLDAINRADIPLIVTYLMIVGVIFVITNTIVDLIYGFVNPTVKLTGKPA
- a CDS encoding LysR family transcriptional regulator, yielding MEIRWLEDFIALARTRHFSRAADDQHVTQPTFSRRIKLLEEEMGVTLINRQTLPLSLTPAGEEFLTLCEQVTERVRLTRVRVREINAGQQRRIMVAAPQSLLPHFLPEWLASTGWQDRVQPYLRATGWAASDYFQALARAECDLAICYWPIGRCDLDIDTSACNYRVIGHERLIPVTGLNAEGAPCALLPGSRDQPAPWLAYPKRGLLGSAVKAHLARLPQSTYLTAQSENLYAAGIKELVLLGYGMSWLPERNVALELTQGTLVRASDSRWDVPMELRLYRHKSHHHAELDGFWSELAPPRA
- a CDS encoding ABC transporter permease; this translates as MTMTTKSSPAQSSSTKSSPPGRWERLRDSYLWYSFKRDRTAQLCLAVFICMVVAAFAAPLLAPTDPYNLAQIDIMASEMPPFWIDGADDRFALGTDAQGRDLWSIVLYGTRVSLLIGFGAVILQALIGITFGLMAGYLGGRVDTLLMRLADIQLSFSTLMVAIVVGAVVKATMGSAFYSQYAVMMLILIIGLAEWPQYARTVRASVLAEKNKEYVDAARVMGLRSKRIMFRHVLPNTMSPIFVISTVQIANAIISEAALSFLGLGMPETHPSLGSLIKSGFDYIQSGSWWITLIPGLVLVVLVLSINLLGDWLRDVMNPRLYKG
- a CDS encoding ABC transporter ATP-binding protein, translating into MSSQPEAIADNPTTIPTPRQNEQSADSLLQIRDLKKRFSLSGDFLEQLRFKGGKLIRHQEYVHAINGVNLDIKRGEALCVVGESGCGKSTVARTVMGLLAPSEGEICYDGKRIDNLSSRQLLPYRKRMQMIFQNPYASLNPRMTIQQTLEEPLRLHHPDWKRPQVLDKVEQVMRSVGIDPDWGKRFGHEFSGGQRQRIAIARALAVDPEFIVADEPISALDVSIQAQVLNLLMEAQQERNLTYLFITHDLAVVEHFGTRVAVMYLGTVCEIATTATLFEKPRHPYTQALLSAIPRLKDDRPQHIRLTGEVPTPVNLPSGCVFHGRCPYVNARCKQEIPLLQTQDDGTRVACHAVEEGRL
- a CDS encoding ABC transporter ATP-binding protein yields the protein MALLEVNNLDVRFALRQGDVHALRDINFSLERGERLGIVGESGAGKSVAAFSLLNLIAKPGFIAGGTVNFDGQVLNGMSERGLRKVRGNRISMIFQDPMMTLNPVLSIGEQMIECLKAHRRISSKDARAIALDKLRQVQIPSPDTRLDQYPHELSGGMRQRIIIAIALLLDPDIIIADEPTTALDVTIQAEIMALLLELCEQHNVGLILITHDLGVVSQVTQRMLVMYAGRVIEQGPTREIINDPQHPYTQGLINALPQMATPGERLNQIRGSMPSLSNLPSGCAFHPRCDFINRADGQPRPACTQQVPEFVESGNCRVACHMVAEMLEDRRLKEETS